TTGGTATCAGCTTTGAGGATGCTCTGACAGTGTGTCGATCTTGATTTAAGCCCCTGGCTCACAGCACCAAAGAGGTTTCCCATGCCGGATCAATGGACCCTAATAAATCaacaacacgcacacaaacaggcCGACACATTCACTTCAGCTAATTGGTGTTCATATTCACGTGCGCACATCTCTCCACTTTCAGCTAAATGACCTCAAAATCACTAACTCGCTGTTAAGTGCATGCAGGCACATTTTCACCCTGtgggcttttttcaacagtgtcACGCTGGGCAAAGTACCATCAGCCAGGCCCCCACAAGGCTCCTTTTCACTTTTAGTTCTTAATTGTCTCGTTGAAAAGTGTGCAACCTTGACTTGTGTTTTGTCTCCGTAATGGAGTATGAAGAATGACCGTTGCTCGCAGCAAAGAGGAGGATAAAAGCAGATCTGCTTTCAGCCACATTCTTAACTCGTGACAGTAGCAATAGGCCCCTGAGCTTCATTATTCCTTTGCTCTGTCTGAACCTACACTGGAGGGGGGGTTGAGCTGTAGTGCATCTGTGATTAATTTCTCGTATCTCCTGAAGGTAATCCTGCGATGTGATCAGCTTGATGGAGTTAGATTTAACCCGTTTTGACGTGACCTTGACGAGCCTACAGGAGATATAAAGTTTTACTCATCAGCTCACTGAAGACCCAAAAGTGCTCTCTGGAGTACCATATCACCAGAGATCTACAAGCAGAAGGGAACATGGCCATCACTAGCCACTTCTTTTTTAtctgatagatagatagatatgatGGAACTAAAGCTCTGTAGGAGGAAGGAATTCAACTGTGACTGATACATGGCCTCTAAAAGCACACTGACACAcgcagaggagagaagagaagaagggaggTGGGGGTTGGAAAAAATGAGAGCAGAAATGTTGGTGGAAAGGCAAAATGGAGGTCAGTGGTATTAGAAAGAGAAGCCGAGAAAGGGGGTTAGAGAAAAAGCAGTATTGACCTGAACTTGGTGTCATTCCAACTGGGAACCCCTCTGCACTTTGTAGTTTGTAGAAATCCAGTGCATTTTACCAGAGTGCAAAGTAGGATGGGGAGTGAAAACGAGGTCAGTGGAGTGAGAGtgcaagagagaaaagaaaaataagataaacaaatatatatttatattgagcCTGTCTGTGCTGTTACATCTATAATACAGTCTTGGGCAGCTCTTTCGAGGGAACCAAACCAGCGGGTAAAAAGATACTAAATATGGATTTTCCAGAAAtccatatttgaaaaaaaaaaaaactctctggAGTTATTAAGAAACGGAGCAGAGCCTTCCaacaaagcattaaaacattcCTAAGCTACACTTGTGTTAAGCCTTAAACTTTGCCACCGTGGCTTACTAAATGACGCGGAAGTCGAGGTTATAGCGGCTCAAACACATTGAGAAATTACTCCATGAGCTTTATGGATTTAAGAGGGCTCAACCCCAATGTGCTGTCAAAAGCAGTTTAACGGCAAAAAGAAAGCTTTACAGTTGAGAGTGGTAGATTTCATACTGTACAGTTGGAGGAAGCTCTGAACGGCAAACAATGTGTGCTGCTCTCGTGACATTTTGCAGCAGCGTACGACATGGAGAGGGTTCATTAGAGCAAAAATAGTTTGCTCTATCATGCatatgcacatgcatgcactaGCCCTCACTATGCTTTTAAACATCTCATATATATCTATCCTTTTAGTTAATGGTTTGCCTGCAAAACCCACCCACTTTGCTTGGAAGTGACACATTTGCCAGCATGTGTGTGGGCGGATTTAAGCAGCTGTTTAGATGTCACCTGTAGTGACAGCAGACCGGGGGGGTCATCACAGACCACACACAGGCACGCTACAATGGTGGCCTTCAAAATACCACACCCCAGTATCTAAacagccccacacacacacaaattagcACAATATATTAGAAACATTCCCAGGAGAGGTGTGCTCTCCTCATGATTAAATGCAACCCCCCCCCTTTATAGCAGAGATGCACATGGCCGCCGCTAACCCTGATGCGTTCACTCAAATCAGCTTCTGTCAAACACCAGCTCGGTGTGAAAACCCATCCTCCAGTCTCTGAGGGGCTCAGTGCAGCGGAGGATGTGGATGCAAGGTGAAAGGTCAAAGCCCCGTTATGCATTGTAATCAGATTGGAAGGAGGAGCATAATCGGGTTCAGCGGTGGCCTGTATTCATCGGGACCGAACGCCACTGACCCTCCAGCTGAGGCACATCGACCTGGACGGGAAAAGACCCCAACAACCAGCTGGCACGGCTTTGTAGAGTTAAAGAAACTCCAGCGGTGTGGATGATTATGCTGATGTTCCTAATAAAATAATTGGGTTTATGTAGTTTGATAGTCCAAACCTTACAACTAGAATATCTGAATCTAGTAATGGTTTGACtgattccattttttttgtagttttttgctttaattcaGATTTCTCTCAGAAGTCGACCCCGCTATATGGAGGCTTAGTGGCAGGACTGATCTGTAGTGTAAGCTCATGCATTATGCAGTAATGCACTGACATCAGGGCTTTCACACAGCAAACGCCCCCACACGCTCATTAGACATGCGCAAAAAACCCCAGATGAATATTAATGCGCCTTCAAACGTCGACTCAGCTCTGCACAtagttattaattattacacaGAGCAAACGAGAGGCGTGTACTCTTCATCAGCAGCATCATGTTTGTCGGTGAATTCCTCCCTCAGTCAGGCAAATAAATGGAATTATAGAgcgtaacaaaaacaaattgtttttgGTTGCCTGGTACTCTCCTGAGTCACATTAGATAGAGAGCGTGGTTATTGTTAAAGCTGTTGGTTATTAATACAGCTGTTGGTTATTAATATAACTAGGTTACTATGTATAATATACTGTGAATAGTGTGTGACTAGGAAGTTGTctttaaaggcacagtgtgtaggattttggCATCTAGCAGTATGGTTGCAGATTAAATACAACTGGATACAATTCCACTTATTCCTCGTTTTCCAAGACTGTGGTAACCCTAACTAACGAGTTGGAAACCGTGGTAACGCTGTTAACCTCGCCCAGAGGCCATCCTCACCATAAAGACAATACTTTAGGAGCAACTGAAGTCAGAAGATGGTTGATTGTACCACAGTTTTGCATTCTTGGACTCACGTTACCGCAGTTTCACAACCtgtcagagaactacggtggccttcaggtgtttggtttgtcctttcagggctgctgtagaaacatggcggtgcaacatggcagACTCTGTGAAGAAAACCAGCTCAATATGTAGATGTGAAGAGCTCATTCTAAGCCAAAGGAAAGTcaatgattcttagtttcaggtgatgaGACACTAAAGAAATCaaagttataaataataaattccatttctgccaatagatcccacAAAATACGACACCTCGTACCTTTTAATGGGGTCTGAGCTCTTCACTAACGAGGGGATCGAACTAGTGAACCCTTCTAGTTATTAAAAGGTGTTTCTAGCCATCAGGATGCGTGTCGCTACCAGCTTATTAGAGCAGGGGTTGTGATGCAGCCGGCCACATGGTCACAGCGTGAGAGGAACGGGCCACATGGCAGAGGGGATTGGGAGGCTAATTGTCCCGCTGGTGTGAGGTTATCTCTGCCAACCCtcctgagagtgtgtgtgtgatgtgtgtgatgtgtgtctctctgacaccgccacaaacacacatgtaaatcCTTACCATGCTGGATATACAGAGGCTGTTGTTCTTTTTATAACTGtcacacacatgtaaatatttttgcACTTTGCAGGAGATGACAACGCTGACTGTGTTTCATCAaatccacacatacacataactGCATCCACCTGCACACACTCTCTAAAAGTGACTTGTTGCTTGCACGCGTAAACATTCAAGGTCGGTTCTGACGGGCTTGGATTTCCCCCACCCAAATATCCTGCGGGGGGATCTTTATGTTTTTGGGATGAGCCAGTCAGCAGGGATGGGAGTGTGGTGtgaaatccttaaaaaaaacagagggttAAACAGGGTTATAGACGTGGTAGTGAGGACACATGTAGCTCAGTGGGGATGATCAGATCCTTCATTCTGTGATGGTGAAGTGGGGGAAGTGCATGTCTCTTACCTCTCTTTACCTTTTATATAATTAATGACGCCTTTCCTGAGCAGCGAGAGAGAGCCGACTGCACTTACAGTATATTACAAACACTAGTGCTAGCTTGAGCATGATGGTAACATACTTTATTGTTGTATCACGTTACATGTATTAGCATATTGCCAATGCTGCCATCTCTTAGTCGATTGGTCAACTTAGCGGACGTTTTTGTCTTCGTTGACTAGATTTCTTtagttgtttatgttgttttttaggctttttttttcatgctgaatgacttattccCATGAAATGCGTAAAGCtgttgtgtgattctttgttgagaaactcagttttacagattgCTCTTTAAATAAACGAATGGATTAGTTGACAAAATTGAGCGTTCAACCATTGAGAATGTCTTTGTTCGAGGAcagaacacacactcaaaatatCAGCACATTTGAACTGAAAACAATTAGAATTTCagatttaaaattcaaattgaAATTCAGCCAATTTTCTTGCGTTACCTCTGATTTCTACAATTTGCACTGATCAGTCCTTGTGTCCTTCTGTACAGAGACACCAAGCCCATTCTAACCATCAATAGAAAATTAGATCATTAGAGTGCTTCCCGGCCGTTGAATGGCTTTCAGCACGAGGGAGATAAGTAGGCTTCAGTCTCTGTGGTGCCATCAGAGCTGGCAGGCTGGCACACTTGTGGCCCGCTGCCCAGAGAGACACCTGGCACctccctctcaaacacacacacacacaggcgcttacacacacaacacacacacacaacacacacagaccaacgACGGGTTTGGGCAGATGGGAACCCATTCTTATCTAGCAAGATTTAGAGCGTTAAAGACTAACGGTTAAACTAAAGCATCAATATCCAATCAATCGGTGTCTCTCCTACACTCAAAACGAGATTGAAGCAGTGATCACTGAcaactcttcctcttctccctccgtCTACCTCCTTTCGCCCCACAGAACGGCCAGATGGTGGAGCTCACGAGGAATCAGCTGCGTGACGACATCAAGGAGTACAAGTTCCGGGAGGCTCGTCTGCTGCAGGACTACAccgagctggaggaggagaacatcTCGCTGCAGAAGCAGGTCTCCGTGCTCAAACAGAGCCAGGTGAGGATTGGACCACTGCTGCAGCTCTAAATGCTCACAGATTAAATACTGCAGCATATCATCCCCTTCTTGGTTAATTTACCTTTGCTGTAGGTGATCATGTAGTTTTCTTAGTTAGGCTTAATTTGGGGCACTTCACATGTTGTGTCTAAGAAACGCTTGGAGAACACCAGCCGTGCCACTTACATCCTTTTATTCGAGGCGCTTGTTGGTGGGCTACTGTTACTAAGCAACCAAAACCTTCACGCTGGGACAACGCCGATTATGAAGTTGTGGTGATTTAGCAGTAAGCCCAGCTGACTAAACCAACCAAAGTCAAAACTAAGATAAATGCATTTTCCGACCAGTAAATCCATCACAGTAGTTTGTCTGACCTTTTTAACTGGATGTTGGGACCTCTTTGAATGGAAAGAATGAATTAAGTCAAATAATCCGTAAAGATCTAGGTACCCCTGCACTATATTTGATTAACTTTTCCTCCATATATTTACCGCAGACTTtatggaagaaagaaaagatatcTATCTACAATTTTTATCTACTCGAAATTTGAAAAATAGGCTCCTTGGAATGTTTGTGCACCGTAACGGTTTCACTCTCAATTTTGAGCGCAATTTCTGCAGGTCTACATTGAACAATGGATTTGAGGGAGCAAGAAATACAGCACATGAACAGCCCTTAAACTGGTAGTTTTAGGCATCTTgacaaagtacttttttttttttttttttttttttttacacacatgtACTGTAGAGTACTATCTTACAGCATCTTAGCAGCCCTACAGGCCCTGCCCCTCCCACTCATCAACTCCTTCTTGTACTGATTAGACAGCGCAAAGAGACATGAGCGCTTTAATATTCAGatttaattatgataataaaaacatccTCTGATACAGTAAAGGGATAAGCagctgcatttgtttttcagaatgCCTGGAGCTGCTGTCTGGTTGTAGAAATGTTTGACAGACTCTTTAACAGCTATCGGTCTTCAGACAGAGATTCTAACACTTGAACAAACACTTCCTGGTGTTAGTCATAcgaatgtaaagaaaaaaaaaatccccttcgCACATCTGCAAACATTAAACAAGAGCTGAATTTCCAAGTAGGACATTTCCATTTGATGTCAGCCTTTATGCTTGAGCTGTTAATTCTTCCCATATGCCCTTGTCCTCTTGGATTCTGTGCTTTAAATTCAGCACAGAGGGCATTAACCCAAACAAGAGGCTCCTACTTTTCATACATCCAATATAAAAAGGATTCCCAAATCCAATTAATTTAAGACTAATTAGAAAgggaaattaaatgaatatgttCTCAATTAACATTATCTTTGAATAACGCCGTTCTTTTTGATCCAGCTGGTTCGCCACACACAAAACCAGCCTGACAGCTAATTTTCATTGGAGCTCGACTAGTTCTATTTATTCTTTTGTGAATCCAAAACACTAACTGAAGGTGtcttccatctcctcttctcccccagGTGGAGTTTGAGGGTTTGAAGCATGAGATCCGTCGTCTGGAGGAGGACACTCAGTTCCTTAACAGCCAGCTGGAGGATGCCATCCGACTGAAAGAGATCGCCGAGCGTCAGCTAGGTGAAGCCCTGGAGACCATCAAGACTGAGCGTGAGCTGAAGGCGTCCCTGAGGAAGGAGCTGTCTCACTACATGAGCATTGGAGACACGCTTTGTCACAGGTAAAGAGAACACAAACAAGGATATCACAGGCCTCGATCCACATTGTAAGGAACACTAAAcgactctctctttctcctctcagtCCTCTCAGCATCTCTCTGGACGGTCTCAAGTTCAGCGACGACACCGGCACCGAGCCCAACAACGACGAGGCCCTCCAGGGATACGAGAACGGCTTCACCAAGCTGGCCAACGCCATCACCTACGACAACCGCATCTCCGCGCCCGAGAAGGACGAGCTGTTCCATCCTGCGCCCAGCCTCGTGGACGACCTGCTGAGCGAACTCAACATCTCGGAGATCCAGAAGCTCAAACAGCAGCTGATGCAGGTTTGTTCTTAACCACTAGAAACATTGTCTGTTATCAGTAAACCTTTTAGGATCCACTTTAAGTGAATAATAACCATCCATTCTACAGATAAGTAACAACCAATGAATCGATTGTTATCTTACGGATTGGGGTCTAAATGACGTGTTTCTGCAGTGTGTGCGATCACTTTGGTGAAGAGGAAATCAATAGCAAGCTAATGAGAGTCAAATACAATAAAGCTGTCTCTCTGTAGATATTCTTGATATGAGAATAGATTGGTGACCACACAGCCAGTTAACCACAAAGTAACTACAGCCAACAAGTCTTGGCCTGTAGGGTGGAGGTGTGTCTGAAAGAGTGACTGAGTCAGTAGATCTtgacctcctgctgctgctgcacggATCTAAATCCACTTCTAGCAAAATTAATCCAgggagatacacacacacacacacacacacacacacacacacacacacacacacacacacacacacacacacacacacacacacacacacacacacacacacacacacccttcagACTCCACTGGGCTGCCAGGCGGCGGGTGGTGGCACCAGTGGACCTGCCATCTGCTTGCTCATCACCCCATGAGTCCAAGGCCACGGCTGATTGGGCACCATGGTAACCAGAAAGTACGGGGAACCTGTGGATAATCACTGTTTTGAGGTCAAAAGGATTAAGGTTGCATTTTCATTAAACATAGACACAGATGCtggattaataaagaaaaagtcaaagttaCCTCAAAGATGACCTGCTTTGGGCTCGTTATGGTTCTCGACCTGACCACTGTGGTGAACGCGTCGGGCTGAGACAAAGCCCCGTGTTTGATAGGACCCAGCAGCGTGTCCTAGTGAAGCCTCCTGCTAGGGTCATTCCACAGATTCCTGGCAGGAATCAGAGCAGAGCGAACAAAAAGCTTCCTTTTACTCGTTTAACCtcactctgctcctctcctgcagCATCTCACTCTATCGATTAGTCACTCAGTGATCGATCCTAAACATCCGCTCCTCGGGTATCACCCCATTAGTCCCTGGTAATGTATAACAACATCCAATATGGGTTCTGCAGGAGAAGGATGAGCTTTGATGTGTGTTAGATGCCCACAAGCACGCATGCAAACTTAAGTCATGTTGacttatttgattatttatccACATATTTGTTGACTTATGAAAAGCTTTATGCATTAAAGTGTCATGCTTTTGTACCTTGTACTTTAACATGTGATATAAGGAATGTTTAGGCTGATCATCATTCTATATTCCTCATATGATAACGATGCTTGCAGATGAGCGTGCACACGatacttttacattatttactgATCAGCCTCTGAAGTAGCTCAGTGCTTACAGAGCGACCGGGTGCATGTTTGTAAGACGAGACGTCCATCGACTGCCAGCGCTGAGCTGGTCCCAGTCCAGCAGATTGTCAAGGTCATCCTGACTCTGATGCTGAGCCACCGGGCAATGAGCCTCCACATCCTTGGCAACACAAGCCTGACAGCGGATAGAGTTACCACAGGACAGATAATCCACTGATTTAAATGCGATCTATTATCAAAAGCAGGAATCATTCAAATCATGACGCGAAATGTGAGACATGCAGTATGATGACCTCTTGTCTTATCGCTCATTGTGTCCCCGCCTCTCTCCTCAGATGGAACGTGAGAAGGTCAACCTGCTGTCCACCCTGCAGGACTCCCAGAAACAGCTGGAGCAGGCCAACGGCGCTCTGTCCGAGCACCAGGAGAAGGTCAACCGCCTCACGGAAAACCTCAGCGCCATGCGCAAGCTCCAGGCCAGCAAAGAGCGCCAGTCCGCTTTAGACAACGAGAAAGAACGCGATAGCAATGAGGACGGGGACTACTACGAGGTGGACATCAATGGACCGGAGATTCTGGAGTGCAAGTACAAGGTACCGGTCTCAAAATCTACATTTTTCTGCatattgtctttgtctttatacTTTATTCTCAAACATTGATCTTGCTTTGCTAGGTGGCTGTGTCTGAAGCAGGAGAGCTGAAGGAGGAACTGAAGACTCTGAAGACAGAATACCAGGCCTGTCAGTCTCGTTACGAAGAGGAGCGCACCCGTCTGGAGATCGACGTCAATACGCTGGAAGGAAAGCTGGCAACTCTGGAGAAGACcagtcacacagagagagaacagaaggTCAAGCTGGAAAAAGAACTCCGCAAGGTGAGATGTTTCTCCTAATATTGACGTTTTGATAAATAttaaattttgtgttttttctgaacTTTGTAAGTCGTAACTGACGCCTTTCTCTCCGTGTCTTCAGCTGAGCGATGTGGCAGGCGAGTCCCAGGGCAGTCTGAGTGTGGCACAGGACGAGCTGGTCACCTTCAGCGAAGAGCTGGCCACCCTCTACAACCACGTCTGCATGTGCAACAACGAGACACCCAACCGCGTCATGCTCGACTTCTACAAGGAGGGTAAGGGTGGTCGGAGCAGCCCAGAGGGCCGCGGTCGCCGTTCGCCCATCCTGCTCACCAGGGGCCTCTTCCCTGAGTCCGGCAAGGCCGACCAGAGCGACGGATCCCCTTCACCGGTTTCCTCGCTGCCGTCCCCCGGGTCCGACCACCGCCGCGAGCCCATGAACATCTACAATCTGGTGGCCATCATCCGAGACCAGATCAAGCACCTGCAGCTGGCGGTGGACCGCACCACGGAGCTGTCTCGCCAGAGGGTGGCCTCTCTGGAGCTGGGCACCGTGGCGGACAAGGACAAGGACGCCTGCATGCAGGAGATCCTCAAGCTGAAATCTCTGCTCAGCACCAAGAGGGAACAGATCGCAACCCTGCGGACTGTCCTCAAGGCCAACAAGCAGGTcggttgttttgtctttaaaataacTGGGTATCACTCCCAAACATTTGTCAGTTTTCATTGGAACCGTAGAAGGAGTTGTCAGCTATTTCAGGTCTGTTCAGCTGTTGCAGCAAATGCATTGCAGACAAGATCTCTAACAAACACTGGTGGAGACAGCAGCCACGATGTCAGCTGTCCAGAGAGTATCTGTGTGGTCTCAGATTGGAGAACATAGACTCATTGTGTATGCAGTTGCTGTGTTAGCCCTTTAAAGTACATGTGTGGTCAGTCAGTGATCATTAGTGCTCAGACATGAAAGCCCCTCATAAACCACACACCTATGGGCTAACAATAACACCCGCAGTCTGCTGGGCCTTACTGACTTGTTAGAAATAGGTGATATGGTCCATATTAGCAGACGTCTTGCGACAggaaatcccccccccacacacacacttccagacGGCTTCCAGCTGCTCTAAACccttttgttgttgtcgttgtccACCCACAGACAGCCGAAGTCGCTCTGGCCAATCTGAAGAGCAAGTACGAGAACGAGAAGGCCATGGTGACCGAGACCATGATGAAGCTGAGGAACGAGCTCAAAGCCCTGAAGGAGGACGCCGccaccttctcctccctccGAGCTATGTTCGCCACACGGTAAGGAGCACGCCACCACCTGGTCCAAGGAAGTCActggaaaaaatatgtttcacacAACATGCTTTCCAAGACCCTTATCGGACAAAAAAGCATCGATCTTTATATTGTCACATAagcagttttagtttttttacccTCATGGTTTCGCATGGATCCCAAACTAGTCAGCAGTAACAGTAACACAGCAGACCAAATGCTATTCTATTATAGACAGGTAAACTAAAGATTAACATTATCATCGTAGTGTAAACCACGCTTACCATATGTTGGCCACGTGTGACTATTGTTGTGACAGGGCACGGTTACATTGTTTGTTGTAGAGAATCGCGGTCAGGAAGGGATACTGGCATCAATACCGACTGTAGAGAACAGAAGGTGTCTAATCTGGgtatcatttaaatatgtcatttaaggtgtgtgtgggtgtgtgtgtgtgtgcgtgtgggtgtgtgtgtgtgtgtgcgtgtgtgtgaagggTTGACAAACTCACTAATCTGTTCTGATTCCAAAGAGAAGCCGGTCAAAGGTTCCGTTCATAATCCCACCTCCTCTTGGTCTGGATTACACATTCACCATGCACACGGAGCAGACTTAAGTGCTCACatcctgcttgtgtgtgtgtgtgtgtgtgtggggggggtgcaTATAGGGAAAGGTAAGAAAACTATTGCTAGTGCACTTTTTAGACTTGACTAGAGTGGATGCACAGCTCTCTTTTGGagttgctcctcctctctgtgaaTATTTCTAAGATGCCGATTCCCACTTGTCCCGTGAATATCAGCTCTGGTCCAGATGGCTGCGCTGAGATGCTGAGACAGTCTTTCCTTCCTGCATTTAATGCTCCTCCGCCATCCACAGCAAAGCTTAAGCcgtgcagagggaggagaggtagaagaggagggtggagaTAGACTGTACTGCAGGACGGAGGTTACAGAGGCTGCAGGGGGATGTGTGTGCAGCTCAGCACCCCTCATGTTACCCATACAGTAGTCCAATACCTGTCCCTGAAGTATGCTCGCTGAAGTAACTCCTCATAGTGTCTAATCAATTAGTAACAGGAGGAAAAGCCCTCCGACTGCGAAATACCAGTGTGTGTTGTCATGGGTTTTTGGCGCACTGCAGAgccagagacagtgagaggatGTCGGTGTAACACTAAACCATTAGGACCAAAGGCAGCCAGGGCTAAGTGGGAACCAGATCTTGCACAtactgatgacatcatttttttaaccctCTAGGGTCCCATGAGTTTTACCACTTCTCGTGTCTCGCATCACACCAGTGTGGGATCATATTTGCTGTGAAGACGTAGATCTATCGTGAAGTGTCTGTGTCTTTAAGCCTCTTTTTAGCCGGAGAGGCTTAAGATAATGACATCACAGCTCGATGTTTACCTCCGGCATCAACGCATTcgtgt
The sequence above is a segment of the Anoplopoma fimbria isolate UVic2021 breed Golden Eagle Sablefish chromosome 12, Afim_UVic_2022, whole genome shotgun sequence genome. Coding sequences within it:
- the LOC129100193 gene encoding protein bicaudal D homolog 2-like isoform X2, translated to MTKERHQLVPSMSVHPDAMLLLLQAEIERLSRELSDTTKEKIQAAEYGLVVLEEKQQLKQQYDELEGEYETVRQEVDQLKEAFGQAYSNHRKVAADGESREESLIQESACKEAYYEQRVMELQAEVRQARNILTNTQSENERLNTISQEMRENGQMVELTRNQLRDDIKEYKFREARLLQDYTELEEENISLQKQVSVLKQSQVEFEGLKHEIRRLEEDTQFLNSQLEDAIRLKEIAERQLGEALETIKTERELKASLRKELSHYMSIGDTLCHSPLSISLDGLKFSDDTGTEPNNDEALQGYENGFTKLANAITYDNRISAPEKDELFHPAPSLVDDLLSELNISEIQKLKQQLMQMEREKVNLLSTLQDSQKQLEQANGALSEHQEKVNRLTENLSAMRKLQASKERQSALDNEKERDSNEDGDYYEVDINGPEILECKYKVAVSEAGELKEELKTLKTEYQACQSRYEEERTRLEIDVNTLEGKLATLEKTSHTEREQKVKLEKELRKLSDVAGESQGSLSVAQDELVTFSEELATLYNHVCMCNNETPNRVMLDFYKEGKGGRSSPEGRGRRSPILLTRGLFPESGKADQSDGSPSPVSSLPSPGSDHRREPMNIYNLVAIIRDQIKHLQLAVDRTTELSRQRVASLELGTVADKDKDACMQEILKLKSLLSTKREQIATLRTVLKANKQTAEVALANLKSKYENEKAMVTETMMKLRNELKALKEDAATFSSLRAMFATRCDEYVTQLDAMQRQLAAAEDEKKTLNSLLRMAIQQKLALTQRLEDLEFDHEQTRRGGTGGRVKARSKATSGASALPHLHPH
- the LOC129100193 gene encoding protein bicaudal D homolog 2-like isoform X1, producing the protein MTKERHQLVPSMSVHPDAMLLLLQAEIERLSRELSDTTKEKIQAAEYGLVVLEEKQQLKQQYDELEGEYETVRQEVDQLKEAFGQAYSNHRKVAADGESREESLIQESACKEAYYEQRVMELQAEVRQARNILTNTQSENERLNTISQEMRENGQMVELTRNQLRDDIKEYKFREARLLQDYTELEEENISLQKQVSVLKQSQVEFEGLKHEIRRLEEDTQFLNSQLEDAIRLKEIAERQLGEALETIKTERELKASLRKELSHYMSIGDTLCHSPLSISLDGLKFSDDTGTEPNNDEALQGYENGFTKLANAITYDNRISAPEKDELFHPAPSLVDDLLSELNISEIQKLKQQLMQMEREKVNLLSTLQDSQKQLEQANGALSEHQEKVNRLTENLSAMRKLQASKERQSALDNEKERDSNEDGDYYEVDINGPEILECKYKVAVSEAGELKEELKTLKTEYQACQSRYEEERTRLEIDVNTLEGKLATLEKTSHTEREQKVKLEKELRKLSDVAGESQGSLSVAQDELVTFSEELATLYNHVCMCNNETPNRVMLDFYKEGKGGRSSPEGRGRRSPILLTRGLFPESGKADQSDGSPSPVSSLPSPGSDHRREPMNIYNLVAIIRDQIKHLQLAVDRTTELSRQRVASLELGTVADKDKDACMQEILKLKSLLSTKREQIATLRTVLKANKQTAEVALANLKSKYENEKAMVTETMMKLRNELKALKEDAATFSSLRAMFATRCDEYVTQLDAMQRQLAAAEDEKKTLNSLLRMAIQQKLALTQRLEDLEFDHEQTRRGGTGGRVKARSKATSGASALPHLHPHVSQSLTCSGSGRPELNNAMPNGILGGPPAFCSEKYKIYCD